In Actinomadura luteofluorescens, the sequence GGAAGTCGAAGACCAGCCCGAGCTCCGGCGCCCAGTCCAGCCGCGCCGTGACCGCGCCCCGCCCGACCTGCGCGGCGGCCCACCCGGCCGTCACCGCCGGAAGGACCGCGGCGACGCACGCCATCACGCGCCGACGGCGCCCGAGCACCCAGGGCACCGCCACCGCGACGACGGCATAAGCGAGAACCAGCGCGAGCATGCCGCCGCAGCCCCCCTCCGCAAGGCACGTCGCCTCCCACTTACCCGATCATCACCCCCGAAACGACCACCCGCCCGCATGGAACCACCAAGATCCACCCGGCGCGGCGCGCCCCGGCTTCACCTACGTGCGGGCGAGTTCTGGCGGACGGTGGTGCGGACCTGGTCACGGAACCACTGGTGGCCCCGATCGGAGGAGTGGCGCGGGTGCCAGGCCATGCCGATCTCGATGGGCGGGGTCGCGACGGGGATCGGGAAGGTGCGCAGTCCAAGGGCGGTGAGGGCCTCGGGGAGCCATCCGTCGAGGGTGAGGCAGACCAGGTCGCCGGTGCGGGCCATCAGCAGGGCGGCGGTATGGCTCGGGACGACGGCCGCGACCCGGCGGCGCAGCCCCTGCCGGGCGAGCGCGGCGTCGATGGGCCCATGGCGCTTGCCCTGCCGGGAGATGCCGATGTGGTCGGCGGCGGCGAACCGGCGGGCGTCGACGGGGCCGTCGAACAGGGGGTGGTCGGCTCGGGCGACGGCGACGAGGGGGACCGACGTCAGGGCCTCGGTGCGGGTCTCGGGGTCCAGATGGTCGAGGACGCCGAGTTCGAGGTCGACCGTGCCCTGGCGCAGGGCGGGCGTCCCCTCGATCGACTCCGGGAGGAAGACCAGTACGGCCCGGGGCGCCTGGGCGCGGACGCGTTCGGTCAGCGGCGCGGCCAGATTGGCCAGCAGGAGGTCGCTGACCTGGGCGGTGAACGTCCGGTCCAGGTCGGGAAGGCCGGGCCCGGGCGCCGGGGCGAGGACGGCGTCGGCGTGTTCGAGGAGCGAGCGGACCTCCTCCCGCAGGCGCACCGCGCGGGGGGTGGGGACCATCTGCTGCCCGGCGCGGACCAGGAGCGGGTCGCCGGTGGTGCGGCGCAGCCGTCCGAGGGCGCGGCTGACGGCGGCCGGAGAGGTGCCGAGGCGCTCGGCCGCACGGGTGACGCTGTTCTCCTGGAGGAGGGCGTCCAGGGTCGTCAGCAGGTTGAGGTCCATGACACCCCTCATCGAATTGCGTTCGGCGAAACTATCCGTTGCCCATCTTTGCATTGTGCGACATGTCGGTGGTGGCCAAGACTCCAAGCGTCCGCACGTTACGAACCCTGGAGTGACCATGACGCAGTCCGTCCGCGCAGGCAGGGAAGGCGACCTGCTGGCGGTGGTGAGCCAGAGCGGCGCCACCGTCTCGTTCTTCGACGCCGCCGACGACACCCGCGTCGGCGACGTCGACGTCCTCGCCGAACCTCACGAGCTGTGCTTCGACGCCCGCCGGCGGCTCCTGTGGTGCGCCAGCACCTACCGCTCGGGCTATTACCACGCGAACTCCGGCAGGCGCAGCGAGCTCACCGCCATCGACCCCGACACGCGGCGGATCGTCGAGGTCGTCGACCTGTCGCCGGAGCACGCGCCGCACGGCCTCGCCCTGGACGCCGAGCGCGGGCTCCTCTACGCGAGCGTCGAGGGATCCGACGAGAGGCCCGGCGGCGTGGTGGTCGTCGACACCGCCACACGGCGCCCGATCGGGCGGATCGACACCGAGGCCCCGGGCCCGCACTGGTTCGTCATCAGCCCGGACGGGACGACGGGCTACGCCACCAACAAGGAGGCGCCGTTCGTCTCGGTCGTCGACCTGGAGAAGGGGACGCTCACCGCCAAGGTCGAAGTCCCCGGCAGCGAGGGACTGGCCGTGTCACCGGACGGGACGCGGGTGTTCGTCGCCGCGCCCTACGGATCGTTCGCCTCGGGCGCCGAGCCGCCCTCCCCCGGCATCCGGGTCATCGACGCCAAGACCGCCGCGGTGACCGAGGTCCTTTCCGTCGAGAACATCGTGTTCCCCGTCCACGTCACGTCGACCGGCAAGGTCCTGGCCGGGGAGCTGCGGATGGCCGCCGAACCCGGGAGCCCTCTGGGCGGCCACGCCCCCGGCCGGCTGACGGTGTTCTCCGCCGTCTCCGGCGACCGGCTCGGCCATTCGGAGGTCGGCCTGTTCCCGCTCACGATCACGTCCTCACCGGACGGCGCGCTCGGATACGTCGCCTGCGTCACGTCCTCGACGGTCGACGTCATCGACCTGGAGTCGATGAAGCGGCTCAACCGGCTCGACATCGCCAAGCGCGGCGAGCCCGGGGCGCACGGCCTGGCCTACATCCCCCGCGCTCGCTGACCTGCGGTCTCAGGCCTTCGCCCTGAGACCGTCCAGCAT encodes:
- a CDS encoding LysR family transcriptional regulator, whose amino-acid sequence is MDLNLLTTLDALLQENSVTRAAERLGTSPAAVSRALGRLRRTTGDPLLVRAGQQMVPTPRAVRLREEVRSLLEHADAVLAPAPGPGLPDLDRTFTAQVSDLLLANLAAPLTERVRAQAPRAVLVFLPESIEGTPALRQGTVDLELGVLDHLDPETRTEALTSVPLVAVARADHPLFDGPVDARRFAAADHIGISRQGKRHGPIDAALARQGLRRRVAAVVPSHTAALLMARTGDLVCLTLDGWLPEALTALGLRTFPIPVATPPIEIGMAWHPRHSSDRGHQWFRDQVRTTVRQNSPARR
- a CDS encoding YncE family protein, coding for MTQSVRAGREGDLLAVVSQSGATVSFFDAADDTRVGDVDVLAEPHELCFDARRRLLWCASTYRSGYYHANSGRRSELTAIDPDTRRIVEVVDLSPEHAPHGLALDAERGLLYASVEGSDERPGGVVVVDTATRRPIGRIDTEAPGPHWFVISPDGTTGYATNKEAPFVSVVDLEKGTLTAKVEVPGSEGLAVSPDGTRVFVAAPYGSFASGAEPPSPGIRVIDAKTAAVTEVLSVENIVFPVHVTSTGKVLAGELRMAAEPGSPLGGHAPGRLTVFSAVSGDRLGHSEVGLFPLTITSSPDGALGYVACVTSSTVDVIDLESMKRLNRLDIAKRGEPGAHGLAYIPRAR